The sequence GCCCTCATCAATAATCCACAGCTGATACTGGCAGATGAACCCACTGGCGCACTCGACACTGAGTTACGCGAAGAAGCCATGGACTTGCTACTAAGCCAGATATACCAACGCAAGTGTGGACTTATGCTCGTCACACATGATCCCACCGTCGCCGCAAAAGTGGATCGGACCGTTACCTTAGTCCGCTAGCAGAGATAGGTTTTCACATTTGTGGGCTTCAAAGAGGTATTTCCGAGTGGTCAAGACCGTCTATCATTCGATTTGCGTGTAAGGTGCTCAAGTTAGTTTTGGTCTTTCTTGAAGTGTCGATCCGGAGTCGCGCTAACCCGGCGCTGATGAAATGGATGTACCTGACTGATGCCGACAAGCAGGGGGCTTTGAATTCCTATCGGTCACGCAAACTCTACTGTATTCAGCGTTTGCAAAGCCTTGATGATATGTTTTGGCTTGCTGATTATTTTGGTACCAGGGTGAACGACGCCGTCGACAATATCATTTAGCGTCAAGAAATCCGATATAAGACGATTTCGCAGACCAGATTGATAATTGATAATACTCCCACGCGATACCGCTGGATATTGCACGGCCAACGGTTTATCCATCGTGGAGTGGTGGCAATAGCGAGGGAATCCCGTAAGCTAAACTGGTTTGCTCTGCCTAGGGGCAGTCTGGTTATGTCAGAGAAGTGTGGAGAGAGTGGAAATACTGCGCGCTAGGCAGTTAGATATGTTTCGTCGTCATCTGTCATCAGCGATTAACTTGTTGGTCAACGGAACGAGAAGCTTCCATGAGTGACGAAGTTCTGCTAATCGTTCTTCACCAGATGTAGTGAGATGGTAGACCTTACGTCCAGGTCCGCCGTCACCTTCTGTCCAGACAGGTGTACAGTATCCGTCGGATTCTAGCCGAGCTAAGACAGGGTAGAGGTGGGCACCTTTAACTCGATCAAATCCGCGTTCTGCTAAGCGTAACGACAAGCTGTACCCATGCCCAGGCTCGTGGTGTAGTTCAGCTAGTAAAAGCATTGGTAGTAGGCCGCGTTGGAAATCGGCGAATTGAGTCACGATAATCTCCATTGTTTACGGGCAGCTTGCCAATCGTGCCAGCATGAAAAGGTGGATATGGAGAACAATACGCTACCGCAAATTCCAACCAGCAGGATAAACCAGTGGCCTGCAAAACTTTCACCAATTATCCTCGCGATTACCCAACTAAACAGAGCTAAGAGGGAAACCGCAAGAAGCGCTAGTTGTCCCAGTATCTCATTGCGTTTTGCATGGATGACAGCACGATGATTATTACATGCTAATTCGTAGGCGA is a genomic window of Arcanobacterium phocae containing:
- a CDS encoding PadR family transcriptional regulator, with the translated sequence MTQFADFQRGLLPMLLLAELHHEPGHGYSLSLRLAERGFDRVKGAHLYPVLARLESDGYCTPVWTEGDGGPGRKVYHLTTSGEERLAELRHSWKLLVPLTNKLIADDR